A genomic segment from Nocardia cyriacigeorgica GUH-2 encodes:
- the dprA gene encoding DNA-processing protein DprA — protein MLARAAVTTDHPIAAMVSDLGADDAAAQLTDDPSRYGLPAELAALAAEDLEQAATVGARLVTPADEEWPGRQLDALDAPHAGMRAPLALWVRGPRRMNAFADRTVAVTGSRACSEYGRHIAQDFAGYFADCGWTVISGGSFGIDTDGHRSVLNRGGATITVLPTGIDRLYPTGNQHLLSRIAEHGLLISEYPPCTPPLKSRFYERNRLVTALARGVVLAEAAVRSASTDTVEWAHRLARPVFAVPGSIFSATSVGCHTLIRDGRARLVTEPAQVIDHLTGHD, from the coding sequence ATGCTGGCCCGCGCCGCGGTCACCACCGACCATCCGATCGCGGCGATGGTCTCCGACCTGGGCGCCGACGATGCCGCAGCTCAACTCACCGATGATCCGTCCCGATATGGCCTACCGGCCGAGCTCGCGGCGTTGGCGGCCGAGGACCTCGAGCAGGCCGCGACCGTGGGTGCGCGGCTGGTGACCCCCGCCGATGAGGAGTGGCCCGGCCGGCAGCTCGACGCACTCGATGCACCACACGCGGGTATGCGGGCGCCGCTGGCGTTGTGGGTTCGCGGACCGCGCCGTATGAACGCGTTCGCCGATCGCACGGTCGCGGTCACCGGGTCCCGCGCTTGCAGCGAATACGGGCGCCACATTGCCCAAGACTTTGCCGGGTATTTCGCCGACTGTGGGTGGACGGTGATCAGCGGCGGTTCCTTCGGCATCGACACTGACGGCCACCGCAGCGTCCTCAACCGCGGTGGCGCCACGATCACGGTGCTGCCGACCGGTATCGACCGCCTTTACCCGACCGGCAACCAGCACCTGTTGAGCCGCATCGCCGAGCACGGGCTGCTCATCTCCGAGTATCCGCCGTGTACACCGCCGCTCAAATCCCGCTTCTACGAACGCAACCGGCTCGTCACTGCACTCGCGCGGGGCGTGGTCCTCGCAGAAGCAGCTGTCCGCAGTGCCAGCACCGACACCGTCGAGTGGGCGCACCGGCTTGCACGACCGGTGTTCGCGGTACCCGGATCGATCTTCTCGGCCACCTCGGTCGGCTGCCACACCCTCATCCGCGACGGCCGTGCCCGCCTAGTCACCGAACCCGCCCAGGTCATCGACCACCTCACCGGCCACGACTAG
- a CDS encoding bifunctional DNA primase/polymerase — translation MTGVDTGELLPTALAHAEQGFSVFPLHPNSKRPVIARWEQHATRDPARIHAWWRRRPDDNIAIACGPSRLHVLDLDTSHHTPEPDTTPTAVEGQQMLTRLAADHHRPLPVPTYTVTTPSGGMHLYYAVPPAPRLRNSCGRLAPRIDSRGHGGYVVAAGSALPHGRYQLRDERPPIPLPDWLAQLLSARPTPAALSASQPIAHPDAYVRAALINQAARIRTARTGTRHRTILLAANSLGRLIGAGLLDHDHAYTILADAARIHVGVDAFTEAEAHRTITDGLTWAASRTTGTNHSRPRRP, via the coding sequence ATGACAGGAGTCGACACCGGCGAGTTGCTGCCGACCGCTCTCGCCCACGCAGAGCAGGGTTTCTCGGTGTTCCCGCTCCACCCGAACTCCAAGCGCCCGGTCATCGCACGGTGGGAACAGCACGCAACCCGGGACCCGGCGCGCATCCACGCCTGGTGGCGGCGCCGTCCCGACGACAACATCGCCATCGCCTGCGGGCCGTCGCGCCTGCATGTCCTCGACCTCGACACCAGTCACCACACACCCGAACCCGACACCACACCCACCGCCGTGGAGGGACAGCAGATGCTGACACGCCTGGCCGCGGACCACCACCGGCCGCTGCCCGTGCCGACCTACACCGTGACCACCCCCTCCGGCGGGATGCACCTCTACTACGCGGTCCCGCCGGCACCGCGGCTGCGTAACAGCTGCGGACGCCTGGCCCCGCGCATCGATTCCCGCGGGCACGGTGGATATGTTGTGGCCGCCGGATCCGCCCTGCCCCACGGCCGATACCAGCTCCGCGACGAACGACCCCCGATCCCGTTGCCCGACTGGCTCGCTCAGTTGCTCAGTGCCCGACCGACTCCCGCAGCCCTGAGCGCGTCGCAGCCGATCGCGCATCCGGATGCCTACGTGCGGGCCGCGCTGATCAACCAGGCCGCCCGCATCCGCACCGCCCGCACCGGCACCCGCCACCGCACAATCCTGCTCGCCGCCAACAGTCTCGGTCGCCTCATCGGTGCCGGACTGCTCGACCACGACCACGCCTACACCATCCTGGCCGACGCCGCCCGCATCCATGTCGGGGTAGACGCATTCACCGAGGCCGAAGCCCACCGCACCATCACCGACGGGCTCACCTGGGCCGCTTCCCGCACCACCGGCACCAACCACAGCCGACCCCGACGCCCGTAA